CTCCGTTCCTGTTTAATCCATCTGGTTTTGAATGGCAAAAAATTGTTGATGATTGGAATGACTGGAATATATGGATTAGGAACTATGGACGTATTGGAATACCACCTGAGAAAAGTTGGGAATCATGGTGGGAACAGGAACAAGAGCATCTCCGATATTCAGGACTGTGGGGAATTGTAGTAGAGATACTGTTATCATTGCGTTTTTTTATCTACCAGTATGGTCTTGTATATCACTTAAATATCACCAAAAGGAAATCAAATAGTTTTCTGGTAAGTCTTGTATTCTTCCCTATTTCCTGTATTCTTATCTCACCAAATTTTGACAAGTTGAAATGGACTAACGGATTTTCTTTTCTTGGCTGACAGATAtatggcatttcatggttggtgATATTTGCAATAGTTTTTGTCACGAAGGTTAGTCAAAATCTTCTTTCTATCTTGTAGGGGCATGTTATAATATACTTGTCCGCTTCCACTGTTATATTGTCTAGCTGGACCCTTTGCATATGGATGTTGTATAGTATTAGAGTTTCCTTATGTAGCAATGTGTTGCTAGTATGGAATTCGGGATAGGATAATTGGGAAACTAGAGAGAGAATTGTATAATCAGAGGGGAAATAGAAGAGATAATTCAGAGGAAGAGAAATCCCTTTCATATTTCACATATCTTACAAGCAACCTATTTATACTTTACTACTCTTTCCAATATTAACTAAGTCCACTTTTATTAAGTAACCTATTTGGGCCCATGCGTATTACACAATGTTACAATAATCCTCTATTCTAGTTTGTATTTTTGTCCCACAAAATGTCAATACTACTTCCTAATTATACCAGAAGATGTGAATATTAATTTCTATTGGTTTAGCAAATTTTTAATTTCCGTTTCCTTCTTGCCTCAGATTTTGTCTGCTTGGAGGCGTAAGTTGAGTGCAAAATCTCAATCTTTGATCCGTATAATCAACGGATTGATATTCGTAACGTTTGTGCCAATTGTCACATTGATTGCCCTTCCGCATATGTCCATGCAGGacattgttatttttattcttgcCTTCGTGCCAACTGGTTGGGGGATGCTACAGGTCAGTTATCTTTCCATTCCATTCCATTCCATCCATGCTAAACTAATGAATATTTTGTTGCAGTGATATGCTTACTATGCTGCAAtcctttacttttctttttgttgtATCTTTCTGTGGTTAATTCTTAGGGGGCCTTAGAGCAATAGTGAGTTGTGATTCATGTAATTATCAAGTTAGACTGCCTACATTACACCTTTTTGGGTGCGGCCTTTCTCTAGACCTTGTGTTAACGCAGGATGCTTGTACATCGGACTATCCTTTTCCTGTGATTAATCCAACCTTTCTCAGTTGTGTCTAGCCAAGTTTTATGGAACTGATTAATTCTAGAATTGCATTATGAGTTTTAGTTATTCCGTCTTCATATTAAATATAGAGCACCATGTCCACTCATATTCATACTCATATGTCTACTATTGCAATCTCTGACGTCAATTTGTTCATGGTTTTGGGTTCGTTCGTTCTTTCTTTGGCAGATTGCACAAGCATTAAAACCACTTGTCCAAGTAGTTGGACTCTGGGAATCAGTAAAGACTCTTGCTCGTAACTATGAAATGGTGATGGGTTTGCTTTTGTTCACTCCTGTTGCTTTTCTGTCGTTGTTcccttttatttcatttttccaAACACGTATGCTTTTCAACCAATGGTTCAGTGGAGATTTGCAAATTCTCAGTATGTTCAGAGGCCGAAGGAATGCGCGTTACagttacaacaaaagggaatagTTTGAATACTGAAAGGTACCAGAGGCTCTTTGAGAATGAGAAAGTAGAGTAGAAATCAGAGAATGAGAAAGAGAGAAAGTGAGGGAGAGATGGATGATTTTATTATGAAGATGAGTAAAAAATGATCACAGCATACACTTATTACATTATAGCTTAGTATTTATACTAGCTTAAGACTCTAGTCATAGCAATCACGTGCTCTACTCCTGTAACTAACTCTCAACAGAATTGCCAGCTCAGCTAAATCACTAACTGTTATCAGCTGTCATGAACTAACACATCTCTTAgctcttactttcttcttcactGCTATGCTTAACAAATACAGAATGTCCATCAACCTTTCAAGTGAGAAATGAACACCAATGGCCGAActgtataaataaataataatacttttatttaaaGAATCACTAAGCTGCACATCTATAGTAGAAAAAATATACCAAGTTGTTTCTGCTGATCAAAATCACACCTCTGTTCGAAGATACAGCACTAAAGATAGAATGTGTGTGAAACTGTGAATATTTTCGTCCCAGACTCGTGTAAATATTGCTTACCACTCTTGTAATATTACACAGTTCATTGATGAAACATGGAAAGGAGAATTGCGCAAAAAGGCAAAAAGTACATGGGAGAGCAATCTGTAACAAAACTACAAGGCACGCAACGTTACACAATCTGTTTTCCTGCGCAAATAAACCCATATGCAGCACCTAAACTAATTTCCTTTTACCAGCCAAGAAGGATGCTATTGCTACCAAGTACAAATAGAAGCTTCCGCTAGATCATTAGAAAACcacaatcaaattttaataataaaacttCACCTAAAAATTATAAGTATTGTAGTTAGTATAAATTTTGAATAAGTCTTTAATataatctattcttaatatataaaagtagatacataagtttacccacattactttgaagctatttctcttcttctactagcGCCATGTCAGCAAATAATCGTCCTTCTGGCACATTCCGTCCATCTGGCGCTACCGGAAAGCTGAGTTGGCCTCCTTCGTGACACGTTGGCAAAGAAATAGCTAGCTGGCGTGGCAAGAAACTTTTCTGATTCAATTTGGTCCCTCAATTCAAGTTAAAAATCCTATTCCCCAATTTTGAAGAACCATCTCCACAGTGCTcacactcttctcttctcttcggtTCTCTTCTCTTGTCTTCTCCATCTTCAAAGCCAGACGGTTATGGCCAGCGCGAGCAAGCGCGAGCAACACAGCTGGAAGCTCGAACAACCCACGATGGACAAATAGCTGCCTCTCGAAATAACCAAGTAGCAAGCATCTCTTTCTTGACTAATCGCTCAGCATAATCTGAAACTTTATTTTGTCTCTGTGAGAGATCAGGATCATTTGATTGAAAGCATTATTGCCATATATATTAACCATGCCTTTATTGTGTGTGAGAGATTTGTCAGGTACATGTCATCTACATCTTGTTTCATAGCAGCTGTTCCACGGAACAAATCAAATTGTGTTCCAGGAGGTAGTAACCCTGAAAGATCCCAAAGGAAAACACCGCATCAATGAGTTGAAGAAAAGTAGAATAGTTGATGTCCTGCACTGAattgaaacaaaaacaaaattgcaAATAGTGAATCGGATACAAATGCACACTTTAAAGTGACATCAACATATTACTGGGTGATTACCTTGATGCTGCTGCCACTTCAAAGCCTGATCAATTAGAGCCATTGAGACGAAGGGACTACAGTAACTTCAGCAGCAAGAGCTGAAAATGCAAATACAAGTTAGTTCCAGTTTTCAAGCAATATAAAATGACACAATGTACTTATATAATCATAAATGGGAAAAATAAACCCACAATATTAAGGACCACCTTGGTGGTTATAAACTTGAGCCACTGAATTATATTAGAATTAAACAATCCTGATTTCAGTCATGTTTTAGTCTAAAATCTCAATGCCTTCTACATTTTTTACAGAATTAATAAACTAAATTTGAGACTCGAGTTTGAGTTAAGAACTTGAACAGTTGAACGTTCACTGAATGCTACCATGCCCATAATCTTACAACACACTTATAGCAAGaatattgaattttatttaattaatgattattatAGTGTATAGCATAATTAGAATGCTAGTATTCTACTACGGTATTATATAGCTATGGAAAAGGTAGGAGTATAAGCAATGTTTGTAAACACAATACCACAAGAAAATTATCTCTGGGGCACATATTTAGGTGTAAACATATTATACAACAAACGGTATTTTATCTCTTCTATTATCTTTTGCAAAGTTTCTCAATCCTCACAGGAACCCATTATCAAAATGCTAGAAAAAACACAATTAATTTaacaagaaaaaatgaaaagggaaGCTTGACAGCCCATcaccaaaagagaaaaaggaaagcaaTCCACCAGTTCAAATGATAGAACAAGACATTCAGTTGATGATGAGGAATGGAAGATGAAGATGGCTTGgaaatttggtaaattaaaagCTGAAATTAGGGTTCTAAAAATGGGAGAATTTTAATGTTTGTGTTTATGCTGCTGATTGTAATTGGTGTTCTTGTATTAAAGCTGTATAGACAGCAGGATCAACTGTATCTAGCAAAAAACAAATGACATGCATGTTATATGCATTCCTTGTTCATGTAGTTATTCCTATCCTTTTGTTTGAAAGAAATGGAAATTAAGGTGTTTGATTATATGCATACTTCTGTTCCTGGACTTCTTTTCAATGAAATAAAAATGGACAGCACTTGAACTAGTCTTAAGTTTGTAACAGAGGATAATATATAAACAAAAGGCTGAGAAAACTCAATTGAAtaaaatcataattcataattcatattcATATTGGTAATGTTCGATTCAAAAAAGGCATTATAAAGCCAAAACACCAGCAAAATAGATACAAAAAAACAGCCTGCTTTCCCTAAAATTTCCAACACTGGGACAATGTTTTAGGCATTGTAAACAACATCAGCAAAATAGATACAAAAAGACAGCCTGCTTTCCCTAAACATAATCATCCTAATCTTCATTTTTTGTGTCTAGGTGCCTTGAATCCAGGATTCGGCACAAACTTCATGAAATTTGCAAGCCTTGTAGCAGTTCCCTGTGTTGCACCTTGCATAGGGTTAGGTGGGGGATTCCTTGATGTATGACTACTTCCTGGTGGGATAACAGCAGGTGGGGTGGTTACTGGTGAATTGCTACTTCCTGAAGCTGGTTTTTCACAACCCTTGGCTAACTTTCTTTTTAGAGGGAGCTTTGGCGGCCTAACAATTGAGGGTAGAACCTATCAGCCAAAAAAAATGTAACATAGTTAGTAAACTAGGTAAGGATGTGAGTATGataaatttaaaatcatataaGCTCGTGAACATGTTGAGAGTCATCAGTTGCTTCCAAGGGTGGTTGACTTTGGTCAAGATTGATTTTGGTTGGGGCTTCTGGGACAAGGGCAGCAGAGTTGGCCTGACCTTCACCACCATTAGCAGCAGTGGGTTGTGCAGCGGCAGCCTCTGCAGCAGCAGCTTCTGCAGCTGCAGCAGCCTCTTCGGCAGTAGCCCTCTTTGGACAGTTCCTTCTGGTGTGTGCTGCTTCGCCACAACAACGACATCGaccttttttatatattattttcatctTCGTCTTCAACTTCTTACTCCCACTTGGCTCCTCATCtgcatctttttttctttttttcttaagtGGTCCAGGCTTGTTTCTAAATTTTGGTGCTTGTGGTCTGTTATATGGTGACTTTTCCCATAGTGTTTGACCTGGAATTGGATTGATATGGAAGGCATATGTGTTATTATATGCTTCCATGGTCAACCACTGATGACAGTAGTCCTCCGGTCTCTTACCAGCCCTTGCCAGTGCAGCACACGCATGCAAACATGGCATCCCTAAACAGCATTCACACAACAACAAAGACAACAAcagtaagcctacaacaaaggttgataatgataataagactaagacaatgaatttaaaaaatattaccacTCAATTGCCAGAAGCCACATATGCAGAGCTTCTTTCCCAAGTCCACAACCATGTTGGTCAGCCAGCCATGTACTTCGAACTTCTCATAATCTGCGTCACCAAACCACATCGGGACCCAATTTTTTGATTCCTTCCGTATCTTTTCTAACCTGCTGCGCTGTATAGGAGGTAGAACTCCAGTGTTCGAATTCAGCTTCACCTTGTTCCTAGCTATCGACCTCATTGCATACATTCTGACTTCTTCCAAGAGTGTGATAATAGGCTTAGCTCTAGCATCTTTGATCCTGGAGTTGAAGACTTCACAGGCATTGTTGCAGATGTTATCTATTTTAGGTGCATTACTGAAGAATGCCCGGCTCCAAGAGTCTCTAGGCCACTTGTTCAAATACTCCTAGACTTCCTTATTAACCCTTTCAATCTTTTTGATGATATTAAGGAAGCCATCTTGGCTAGTACACCTTGCACAATTCCAGAGTAGCCCTCTAAGCTGGAGATCCTTTCATTGCTTGTTGAAGTTCTTCCACAGATGCCAAACACAGAATCTGTGATGGACATATGGAAAAACCTCCTTAACTGCATTTATAAGGCCCTGTTTCAGATACCAAAGAAGGGGTCAGATAGTTGTTATCGGGCAGCAAATCTGTCCCTACAGTTATATAAGTGACATCAAAATAGTCCATAGACTTGTTCAAGTGACATCAAACTAGTCCCTACACTTATGTAAGTGACATCAAACTAGTCCCTACACAGCACTATTACAGAACATTATGCAGAACAGGATAAATGAGTAACAACAGATTGACAGAATATTATGCAGCATATAATCAGTCCAGGGTTAATTCTGCATATATAGACAGCAGCCCAGTGTATTAACATCATATAGATAACTACAATAGATAGGTTGACACTAAATAACTTAGAATTCTTAAGTCACAACCACTTTATAAATAAGTCACAATAGATTAATTCAGCAACTATAGACAGCAGCCATGTGTATAATCATCATGTTGAAACACACCCAATAGGTAACTAATAAGTAACAACCAGTGATAATAGATTAATTCAACATATATAATCAGCAGCCCAGTGTATAAACATCATTTTAAGTGACAACCTATAAATATTGCATACCTTCTGCATATTTGAGATAAAACAGAGCTTGTTCTTCTTATAATCCCCCAGGTTTTGATGAAGTAATTCCAAGAACCATCTCTAGTTTTCAGTGTTCTCAACAGGGACAATTGCATAGGCAATAACATATATATGATTGTTTGCATCTTGGCCAATTGCAGACAATATCTGACCACCATGCCGGGTCTTCAGAAAAGCCCCATCCAAGCCTATGAGGGGTCTGCAACCAGCTAGAAATCCTTTTTTACATCCCTCCAAACAGACATACATCTTCTCGAAAACTGGATCATCATCAGGGTTAGGCTGAGGTATAACCCCAACTGTGACAGTGGATCCTGGATTGCTCTTCAACAGTGTCAGCCCATAATCTCTCACCATGCCATATTGGGCAGTTGCATCACCGTACACAACAGATCTAGCATCTCCTAAGGCCCTGGTCAGTGAAGACTTGTTTAGTTCCAGATCACATTTAGTCTTAAAATATTGTGCAGCCTCGGAGTGTCTCAGATTCGGGTATTTTCTTAGTTTCTTCACCAATTTGCAGGCTAGCCACTTCCTATTAGCTAGTCTGTTTTTGGTCTCTCTTGCACAGGTGTGGTCATCCATGAATGTCTTGATCTGCCAGCAATTGTTCTCAGTATTGTTAGAGGCATACACAAGCCAGCCACAGCTCGCATCCTTACACACAGCTCTCATCCTCACGTTATCGTTCTTCTTAAACCAAATCCTTCTACCCTCTTGTATGTAATACTCACGCACAGCCTCTTTGAACTCCATTTTTGTAGTGAAAGTCATTCCAACCTCTAGCCTAAGCTCTCCAAACCTCCCTTCTTCTCTAAATGCAGAGAATACGTCATCTGAATCAACTTCCTCTAACTCATCCTCAGAGTTTGGAGGAGTCTTTATTTCTTACGAATGCCATGAGTCTCCATCATCAGAATCATTATAAGGATCATCTTGCACATCATGATAAGGAGCAACTGATGATCCAAACTTAGGAATCGGTCCAAAAATGATTTCATCATTCTCAGAATCTGAGTCTACACAAACAGGACCATTTTCTTCAACCATAACAGACTTCTTTCCTTTTGTAAGTTTCTTCCCTGGCCTACTTCTCAATTTCACATTACTCTTTCCTGCTGACCTATCCGGAGGCAAGTCTTCTTCACTGGACACTTCATCACCACCAGACCTATATGCTTCATCCTCTGCACTATCGTCACTGTCATGGCTGTCTGAGGATCCCTCTGAACTAGACAAAGCAACAAAGGCTGTCTTGGGCTGTTTTCCTTTACCAGTTGTTCTTGCAATATTTCCAGTAGCAGCAGCTCTTGTCAGTGGCCTCCTTCCACATGCTGCTGCTGCTATTTTTACATTCTTACAGCCTCTCTTTGTTTTAGCCTTCTTGGTTTCTTTTCCTTTGGACCAAGGTTTCGGAATTGCTGTGGGTTGGGGCATTTTTTTTGTGGGATTTTGGGCTTGCTTTTACTGGGTTGGGCCATTGTTTTTGGTGGTGGATTGGGCTTAGGTCCAAGACTTGCAGTGGGTTGGGGGGAAATTTTTCCTGCTTTGTTTCGGTTACCAGCAGCTAATGAGGTAGGTGGCTCCTTTTGTTTTGTGGATTCAGTAGTCTTCTTTGGTTCAGAAGTTGGATTGCATGGTGTTGTGCTGGGAATTGGTTCAGCTGTGGCATTGGTGGTGGATTTTGGGGTGGGGGATAATGGTTGGTATCAGCATCATCTCCTTGCCAGAAACCACTGGTTCTGCTTCCTCAATATACACAGGCTCAGATACTCCATGTTCGTAGTAGACATGAATAACCCCCTTGTTCTGCTGAGCCAGGTAACACATCTTCATCAGCTCATTATCATCTGCTATTTCTCTTAAACCAGTTTGCATAGGCCGATTAGGCACCAGCCACCAAGTTTGGCTAACCTTGTCATACCCAATTTTCTTGTGATAGTCTCGGACGAAGAATACATCCAGCGTGTCTGTATCAATATCCGACAACTCACAAGTCTCTCCACCGTTGTAAGACATACTCCCATCAGCCTCTGTGATAAACGACCCTCCATGGTGAAATATAATGGTAATTAACGGATCACCCATCtgccaatatttacaaaaaaaaataattgatcaCACCCATTGTTTGAAATCAGACATCACTGCTAGTAATAGATTGGAAATCTGAAAGTAAAGAATAATCAATTATTGTCCACTAATAAGAAATGAATAAACATTACTGATGTCACACCAAGAAATCACATCTAGCtatgcagagaaagtgtgaaatcaagaacattattttggTTTAACTAAAGATAGCAGTTCTCTAGACACTAACTTCAATCTTCATGGATTAAACCATTCAAATTTACATACCCTTTCCCACAACTAATCCACTAGTTCAGACCAAATTCATCTAACAACTTGACTATTCCAATAACTAAGTTAACTTCATTAGCAATTGCAAAACTTACTTTATATTATTCTAACATATGTATGCAAGAATCCATTATGATCACACATTCAGTTTAACTAAACAGCATTACATATTATATTCAGTTTAACTAAACCAACCCAATACAAAGAAAGGCAACTAGGTAAATCAGTCAAATTCAGAATCTGTTATCAGAGTTACAAAAAATTTCAACTCCCAAAAGATCTTTACTTCTACTGTGATCATGCAAACTCTGTTTAACAAATTCATTGATCAGAGTCATTGTCCTGAAACACATTAATAGTTTGGAAACTCCTCCACTAAGAGCAGTAAACCCTAACACATAAAAAACACGTTTTCATATCATCAAAACACAGAAAACACTCCTACTCTATAATTTTCTTGGCCAAACCACTACGAAAGCCAGTAGTGATCAAACCCTAGCACAGAGAACAGAACAGAGGCGTTCATACCCACCAGGACAATTGAAAAAAACGGCCTGAACTTTTGTGAATATTAGATTAACAACAACATCAAAAAATAGAGGAaccacatttttttttcatttttggcttACCTCTTTCAGAGCAATCAGGCTTCCCAACTTTGTGTATGAAGGAGAGGAAAGCAGCGATGCTCCAGAGCCAACGTCTTCCACTGAAATCGGTGCGGTTAATGGAGGAGCACATGCGCCATTGGAGATTgagggagggagaagaagaaaccTCACTCTGTGTTGTGTTTGTTTCGTGTTTAGAGAGGAGGAAGACAATACGTTATTGAAACGTTGAGGGAGGGACGTAATCAgcgtgaaacgacgtcgtttttgtGAGTCCCACGTGTCAACGACGCTGCCAGCTAAGCTTTCCGATTGCGCCACCTATCCATAAATTGCCGGAAGGACCACTTTGAGTCCCGGAGTGCAAGTTCGGGGATGACTCTAAGGAACTTTtaagttcagggactactttgaggctcgagtgcaacttcagggactaCATTGAGGCTTATctcaacaattaatttattaatttttataaataacttaCTAAAGGTAATAAATatccatattacaaatgtcataataacattattaattataataaattttacgttacaagtattcaaatttcatactatttgaactacttatataagtctcttacTACTATTCTTtcaaataatatcaaatttaacacaaaaagtttattTCTGAATTAGACATCTCAAACTTATTCAATGGAGTATCATTCTTTCAAGGCAAAATGATTAGAAATCGAATACTGTATACCTAATGAATACATAAATTGAATATTGGAATAGGAAAAGATCTTCACAATTTTAGCAACTATAAACGAAATTGATGACAAATTTGTATGAAACTATATGTTAAATGTGAAAAGTGTCCgaaaaaagcatataaaaaaaCAACTATATTTGTGGCACATATAATCAAACACCACAATATCTAACAATAAggtaactctatatacttttcataattctatctatcaaattattagttactAATCCAATACTTATTTTAGATTCAGAATTCAATTAAAAGTTTCAGATTAAAGTGCTACAATaacttttgtactatttgatggcgAAGCAAAAAAATTATTAGGCACAATTGCTTCAAATCTAATGACACTC
The sequence above is drawn from the Arachis hypogaea cultivar Tifrunner chromosome 4, arahy.Tifrunner.gnm2.J5K5, whole genome shotgun sequence genome and encodes:
- the LOC112743431 gene encoding uncharacterized protein produces the protein MEFKEAVREYYIQEGRRIWFKKNDNVRMRAVCKDASCGWLVYASNNTENNCWQIKTFMDDHTCARETKNRLANRKWLACKLVKKLRKYPNLRHSEAAQYFKTKCDLELNKSSLTRALGDARSVVYGDATAQYGMVRDYGLTLLKSNPGSTVTVGVIPQPNPDDDPVFEKMYVCLEGCKKGFLAGCRPLIGLDGAFLKTRHGGQILSAIGQDANNHIYVIAYAIVPVENTEN